GCATACTCAGTCGCGTGGTTTGTATTGCCAATAGGCCCAGAGCAAGCAAGAGCATGCCAGCGGCGACGCTCCACGCGAAGCGCGGACTGAGGAAGGCGTCCAGCAGGCGTTCCCAGACGCTTCGCTGCAGCTGCGGCCGGGGCGCGCGCTGCGTCCGTGCGATTAGGCTCGCTTTGAGCGATGCCGGGGGGGTGCGTTGAGGTACGGCCGCAGCGAGTCCATGTAGCACGCGACCATAGCGAGCGACTTCGGCGCGCAGCTCTGGGTAGCGATCGAGGTAAGCCTGCACAATCGCTCGCTCATGTTCATCCAACACGCCTAAGGCGTAGGCGGGCAGCAACTCATACACTTCTTCGTAAGAAAGTGGCGCGCTCATGACCTCTCAACAGGAAAACGTCGTGGAATCTTCGTTCGGATGTAGGCTACACTCCGATACACAGACTTCATCCTCGACACTCAATCGCCGATGGCGTTGCGCAATTTCTCCATGCCCAGCCGCAGGCGCGTCTTCACCGTGCCCAGTGGCAACTTCAGCGCATCCGCGATCTCGCTTTGGCTCAACCCATAGTAGTAGGCCAGCATGATCACATCGCGCTGCTCGGCTGGCAAGTCATCCAGCACGTGCTGCAAGTCGCGCCATCGCGTTTCTACGTCGTGCGCCGCATCCAGTATTTCCGGGAAGCGCTCGTAATCTATCGAGACCGTCTGGCCGCTGCGCAAACGCTCGCGCCGCAGGTAATCTATGGCGCGATGCCGGGCCACCATGAGCAACCAGGCAGCGAACCGGCTGTCGTCGTAGCGATAACGCTCCGGATGCTCCCACAGCTTGATGAACGTGTCCTGAGTGACTTCTTGTGCAGCCATCTCCTCGCCCAAGATCGCGCAGGCCAGCGAATAGACGCGCGCGCCGTAGCGATCGTATAGCTCGGCCAGCGCACTCGCATCGCGTTGCTTGATCCGCGCAATCAAAGCAAGGTCGGTTGCCATGCTCGTGGTTCAGGCCGATGCCCGCTCGATCGCTTCCTCGACCACGTCCAAGCCCTCGTGCAGTTGCGCCTCGCTGATCACCAGCGGGAACAAAAAACGCAAGCCGTTGGAATACAAGCCACAGCGGATGGCGAGCACGCCGTTACGCGCTATGTCGCGCACGATGGCGACGGTTTTCTCCGGCGAGATCGGCCGACGGGAAGCGCGATCCTCGACAAACTCAATTGCCAGCATCGCCCCTAGGCCCCGCACGTCGCCGATCAGCGCAAATCGTTCCTGCATGCGCTTCAACCGCTCACAGGCGATGCCGCCCAAATAGGCCGCGCGCGTGCACAGACCGTCGCGTTCGATCAGCGCGATGGCCTGCAGCGCAGCGGCACAGGCGACCGGATTGCCGCTATACGTGCCGCCCAAACCGCCAAGGTGCACCTTGTCCATGACCTCAGCACGACCTACCGTCGCGGCGATCGGCATGCCCGCGCCCACGCTCTTCGCCATGACGATCACGTCTGGCTCAACGTCGTAGTGCTCGATGGCGAACATCTTGCCGGTGCGAGCGAAACCGCACTGCACTTCATCGGCGATGAGCAGAATGCCGTAGCGCGTGCACACGTCGCGCAGCCGGCGCATGAACTCGTGCGGCGTGGGGATGAATCCGCCCTCGCCCTGCACCGGCTCGATGATCACCGCAGCTACGTGCTCTGGCATGACGTGGGCTACCAGAAAACGCTCGAAGGCTTCCCACACCAGCGCCACCTTTTGCGCCTCGCTCAAGTCCGTGCCGATGGCAGTGCGGTAGAGATACGGGAACTGCGCCCGATAGATCTCCGGCGCGAACGGCCCGAAGCCCTTCTTGAACAGGGCATATTTGCTGGTCAGCGTTTGGGTGAGCAACGTGCGGCCGTGATACGCACCCTCGAATGCGATGATGGCCGGCCGACCGGTCGCTGCGCGCGCGATCTGGATCGCCTGTTCCACCGCTTCGGCACCGGTGTTGGTGATCATGGCCTTCTTGGGGCCGTGGATGGGCGCGATGGCATTCAGCGTCTCGGCCAGTTGGACGTGCGGCTCGGTGGTTGCAACCAGGCCGCAGACGTGGATCACGGCTTCGGCCTGCGACCGGATCGCCTCAACGACTTCCGGCGGGGTGTGGCCGACGTTGAGCACGCCGATGCCGCCGGCGAAGTCAATCAGCAGGTTGCCGTCCACGTCCTCCACCAGCGCGCCGTGAGCGCGCCGCACGGCGATGTCGGTCGCTTTGCCATAGCCTGCCGGCATCGCGGCCTCGCGGCGGGCGATCAGCGCGCGGCTGTTCGGACCGGGTAGTTCGGTCTTGAGCTGGATGAATTGGCGTGTGCGCATCGTGCCGCATAGCTTACCCAATGATATGGAGATCGTCGAGCCGGTGTTCACGGCTTTCTCAGCGAGCGCTCTCGCAACGCTTCATGAGCACGCCTTGAGGTTAAGCTTTGTCTCAGTTTCATCTGGACAATGCTGTCTCGCATGCAAAGGCAGCCACGCGCGCTGAAAGTTGCTCGATCGAAACGGGCGCCAAGCGCACATTTGACCCTGAGGTGAAAAAGTCGTGAAGTTCCCAAGCGTAACCGTTACCGGATTGATCACGGCGCCGTGTGAGGCGCTGTTCGAGATCGTGAGCGATCCGACCCGGCACCCCCGACTGGCCGGCAGCGGCGAGGTAGTGGAGGTGGAGTGGATCACGCCGCCACCCGTGGGGGTGGGATCGGCTTTTCGA
The window above is part of the Candidatus Roseilinea sp. genome. Proteins encoded here:
- a CDS encoding DNA-directed RNA polymerase sigma-70 factor, whose translation is MATDLALIARIKQRDASALAELYDRYGARVYSLACAILGEEMAAQEVTQDTFIKLWEHPERYRYDDSRFAAWLLMVARHRAIDYLRRERLRSGQTVSIDYERFPEILDAAHDVETRWRDLQHVLDDLPAEQRDVIMLAYYYGLSQSEIADALKLPLGTVKTRLRLGMEKLRNAIGD
- a CDS encoding aspartate aminotransferase family protein translates to MRTRQFIQLKTELPGPNSRALIARREAAMPAGYGKATDIAVRRAHGALVEDVDGNLLIDFAGGIGVLNVGHTPPEVVEAIRSQAEAVIHVCGLVATTEPHVQLAETLNAIAPIHGPKKAMITNTGAEAVEQAIQIARAATGRPAIIAFEGAYHGRTLLTQTLTSKYALFKKGFGPFAPEIYRAQFPYLYRTAIGTDLSEAQKVALVWEAFERFLVAHVMPEHVAAVIIEPVQGEGGFIPTPHEFMRRLRDVCTRYGILLIADEVQCGFARTGKMFAIEHYDVEPDVIVMAKSVGAGMPIAATVGRAEVMDKVHLGGLGGTYSGNPVACAAALQAIALIERDGLCTRAAYLGGIACERLKRMQERFALIGDVRGLGAMLAIEFVEDRASRRPISPEKTVAIVRDIARNGVLAIRCGLYSNGLRFLFPLVISEAQLHEGLDVVEEAIERASA